From the Veillonellaceae bacterium genome, one window contains:
- a CDS encoding cytochrome C nitrite reductase, translated as MDTEQFFSRNSVKLILLGAVAAVLGVAIFGAGLAYADKPLFCGSCHSMKHVTLTWQASNHKQFSCGECHLPQDSLLAKLYTKGENGMRHTYHEVLRDYPDTIRFTETARVIANKNCLRCHASTIEGTFMSAGGADCTKCHRTIPHRQSQPDGGVKVE; from the coding sequence TTGGACACCGAACAATTTTTTAGCCGCAACTCCGTAAAACTGATTTTGCTGGGGGCTGTTGCCGCTGTATTGGGTGTGGCAATATTTGGAGCCGGGTTAGCATACGCTGATAAGCCATTATTTTGTGGCAGTTGTCATTCAATGAAACATGTTACGCTTACGTGGCAAGCATCCAACCATAAGCAGTTTAGCTGCGGCGAATGCCATTTACCGCAAGACAGCCTGCTTGCCAAGCTGTATACCAAGGGGGAAAATGGTATGCGGCATACTTATCATGAAGTGTTGCGGGATTATCCGGATACCATTCGGTTTACCGAGACGGCTAGAGTGATTGCCAACAAAAACTGCTTACGCTGTCACGCTTCAACGATTGAGGGCACTTTTATGTCAGCCGGCGGTGCTGACTGTACCAAATGCCACCGTACT
- the ccsB gene encoding c-type cytochrome biogenesis protein CcsB, translating to MAEYEAQYFTFAFFCYFAASCFYIGYLVWLKEKLATVGLLLSIVGVISNTLAIISRTFVSGHLPFANMYEFGMVLVWGIVLIYFAIEYRCKRKALGGFVLPMAFVLAGVFSLFYQEARPLVPALKSNWLLIHVLTAVVAYGALAASCAIAATYFLKLKLEQGGNDGPLAGALPELDTLENMANQLIALALPFLTLLILTGAVWAEYAWGSYWSWDPKETWSLITWLVYAVYLHGRAALGWRGSKAMLWTIIGFITVLFTFIGVNVLLPGLHSYAL from the coding sequence ATGGCAGAGTACGAAGCGCAGTATTTTACTTTTGCATTTTTTTGTTATTTTGCGGCGAGCTGTTTTTATATTGGTTATTTAGTATGGCTGAAGGAAAAACTAGCAACTGTCGGACTGCTATTAAGTATAGTCGGTGTTATATCTAATACTTTGGCGATTATCTCGCGTACTTTCGTTTCAGGTCATCTTCCGTTTGCCAATATGTACGAATTTGGCATGGTACTGGTCTGGGGCATAGTTTTAATTTATTTCGCTATAGAATACCGGTGCAAGCGCAAGGCGCTGGGTGGCTTTGTCTTGCCAATGGCCTTTGTTCTGGCAGGAGTATTTTCGTTGTTTTACCAAGAGGCGCGGCCATTGGTGCCGGCCCTAAAAAGCAACTGGCTGCTGATTCATGTTCTAACAGCAGTTGTGGCTTATGGAGCACTTGCGGCATCGTGTGCTATTGCGGCAACGTATTTCTTAAAACTCAAGCTGGAACAAGGCGGTAATGACGGCCCACTGGCTGGGGCTCTGCCGGAGCTCGACACACTTGAGAATATGGCCAATCAATTAATTGCTCTAGCACTGCCTTTCCTGACCCTGCTTATTTTAACGGGGGCGGTATGGGCCGAGTACGCTTGGGGTTCGTACTGGAGCTGGGACCCGAAAGAAACATGGTCGCTAATTACTTGGCTGGTTTACGCTGTATATCTTCATGGTCGGGCAGCGCTAGGCTGGCGGGGCAGTAAAGCCATGCTATGGACAATAATTGGATTTATAACGGTGCTGTTTACCTTTATCGGCGTCAATGTGCTGCTGCCAGGTCTGCATAGCTACGCGCTTTAG
- a CDS encoding polysaccharide deacetylase family protein gives MGHANRLWAFYAFFIALIFIWFILPTSGVPILAYHRVRDDADIYSVSQAQFEEQMKYLADKGYTAVSLAQLIDAAEGKSKLPNKPVVITFDDGYADNLLAALPILEKYRLKATVFVISRSVGQENYLTWEQIKELQARSTEIGSHTASHVALSTLGRQQRESEVRISKAVLEEKLGTPINFIAYPYGAYDAELPGILQQAGYRGACTGVAGLNFAAANPYLLKRVNVLQPKYGLWEFKARLLRAHIYAKLGA, from the coding sequence ATGGGACATGCTAACAGGCTATGGGCGTTTTACGCCTTTTTTATTGCACTAATCTTTATTTGGTTTATTCTCCCCACATCTGGAGTCCCCATCCTTGCTTACCATCGCGTAAGAGATGATGCGGATATTTATAGTGTCAGCCAGGCTCAGTTTGAAGAGCAAATGAAGTATTTAGCCGATAAAGGATATACTGCTGTCTCCTTGGCGCAATTAATTGATGCTGCCGAAGGAAAAAGCAAACTGCCGAATAAACCGGTTGTTATAACCTTTGATGATGGCTATGCCGACAACCTGCTGGCAGCACTGCCGATTCTAGAGAAATACCGTCTCAAAGCAACGGTTTTTGTTATCAGCCGTTCAGTCGGTCAGGAAAACTATTTAACCTGGGAGCAAATCAAAGAATTACAGGCTCGGTCTACCGAGATTGGTTCACATACAGCCAGTCATGTTGCCTTAAGCACGCTCGGCCGCCAGCAGCGCGAGTCTGAGGTGCGTATCTCAAAGGCCGTTCTGGAGGAAAAACTGGGAACTCCTATTAACTTTATAGCCTATCCGTATGGCGCATACGATGCTGAACTGCCAGGCATTTTGCAGCAAGCAGGTTATCGCGGTGCCTGTACCGGCGTTGCTGGGCTGAATTTTGCAGCCGCCAATCCATATTTGCTTAAACGTGTTAATGTGCTGCAGCCCAAATACGGCTTATGGGAATTTAAAGCCCGTCTGCTGCGCGCTCATATTTATGCCAAATTAGGAGCATAG
- a CDS encoding cytochrome c biogenesis protein ResB has product MMAEGPVIPQSEAGKTQNRGILNQLFRGFVSMKTGIGLLFLLMAAAFLGTLIPPGRENVLLGDVYHTWWFRLLLGLLCVNVLTCSARRLPVLWKATVSPQVSPIPKLDSLPNYRQLTTQLPIEGAAVTVANLLARDGFRIRTDQDEAGPIIYAERGRLAPWGTLTVHLSLLVITAGALYGNIYGFSQDIALPVGKAIEISSSQYPGVKQPFSLKLNNFTTEYYKDGSVSDWISDITVEQNGSKVLSREVKVNHPLEYNGIMVYQFSYGTSLNTQITNSKGEVVKEASVAEHGVLENDGIVVRPMRFIPDFNPDQPMVSMSPELRNPHVLYIIYRNGREVDWGAAKLGEVIPLGHNTVKFTAAQPFSGLQIKHDPGVPVVWFGFIMMAAGFFVSLYTRRLRLWLTVTNKAGTAKVDIGGQGNRELFGQVTDNLNKHLAPAGASRRKT; this is encoded by the coding sequence ATGATGGCCGAAGGACCGGTAATTCCTCAAAGTGAAGCTGGTAAGACCCAAAATAGGGGGATATTAAATCAATTGTTCCGCGGGTTTGTGTCAATGAAGACCGGAATTGGGTTGCTTTTTTTATTAATGGCGGCCGCTTTCTTGGGAACCTTAATTCCCCCTGGACGTGAGAATGTACTGCTAGGTGATGTATATCATACGTGGTGGTTCAGATTATTGCTAGGATTGTTATGTGTTAATGTTTTAACCTGCAGTGCCCGACGCTTGCCAGTTTTGTGGAAAGCAACGGTATCACCACAAGTTAGTCCAATACCTAAGCTGGACAGTTTGCCCAACTATCGGCAGCTAACTACTCAGTTGCCGATCGAGGGTGCGGCGGTGACGGTGGCAAATTTGTTGGCCCGCGACGGGTTTCGCATTAGAACAGATCAGGATGAGGCAGGGCCGATAATCTATGCCGAACGGGGACGATTAGCCCCCTGGGGGACGCTTACTGTGCATTTATCGTTGCTGGTAATCACAGCAGGTGCGCTCTATGGCAATATATACGGATTTAGTCAGGATATAGCTCTACCGGTCGGCAAAGCTATCGAAATATCAAGTTCGCAATACCCCGGTGTTAAACAGCCATTCAGTTTAAAACTCAATAATTTTACCACTGAATACTATAAAGATGGGTCGGTTTCTGACTGGATTAGCGATATCACCGTTGAACAAAATGGCAGTAAGGTGTTGAGCCGGGAAGTGAAGGTTAATCATCCGCTCGAATATAATGGAATAATGGTATATCAATTTTCATACGGTACTAGTCTGAACACGCAGATAACTAACTCCAAGGGAGAAGTTGTAAAGGAGGCCAGCGTTGCTGAGCATGGGGTGCTCGAGAATGACGGTATAGTAGTTAGGCCGATGCGCTTTATTCCGGACTTTAATCCCGACCAGCCCATGGTCAGTATGTCGCCTGAGCTGCGCAATCCCCATGTTCTCTACATAATTTACCGCAATGGACGTGAAGTGGACTGGGGAGCGGCAAAGCTTGGCGAGGTAATACCGCTTGGTCATAATACGGTCAAGTTTACTGCCGCTCAGCCATTTTCCGGCCTGCAGATAAAACATGATCCCGGTGTACCGGTTGTATGGTTTGGGTTCATTATGATGGCTGCAGGCTTTTTTGTCAGCCTATATACAAGGCGTCTAAGGTTATGGTTGACTGTGACGAACAAAGCGGGTACGGCAAAGGTTGACATAGGCGGGCAGGGTAATCGTGAATTGTTTGGGCAGGTAACCGATAATTTAAATAAGCATCTGGCACCGGCTGGAGCGAGCAGGAGGAAAACTTAA